A part of Aquibium oceanicum genomic DNA contains:
- a CDS encoding extracellular solute-binding protein has protein sequence MAFRKTLVTSLAAAALAALSAGQAARAQDAQAQDTQAQDTRAEDGEWHRTTSLIGDSKYGDDFAHYDYVNPDAPKGGTLSSAAFGTFDSFNPFIVRGTPAAGFTEFGGLLWDTLMQQSPDEPGTSHPLIAEAYKYPDDYSSATYRINPAARWHDGEPITAEDVVWSFEKLTEISPAYNRYYANVTDAVALSEREVEFTFDQKGNRELPHIMGDLAVLPKHWFEGEDASGRKRDITQPTLESPLGSGAYKVASFDPGSRITWERVEDYWAADLPVNVGRNNFDRLTYTYFLDDNAEFLAFKKGGIEDVRREVSTRRWSSEYDFPAVQAGDVIKREFESGAIEGMQAFVFNTRKPRFQDRRVRQALTLAYNFEDQNRTQFFGLNERFGSYFENSELAATGVPEGLELELLEPFRDDLPPELFTEEFALPVNDTPQAERQHLREAVRLFAEAGWVIRGGKMVNEKSGEQFSVEFLGASPTSEIISGGLIANLRKLGIDATLRIVDTAQYIQRYQSFDFDAVTGRFPQSMSPGNEQRDYWSSVAADNPGSRNLAGIKNEVVDALIDKIIMAADREELVAATRALDRVLLWNYYAVPQYFQPTMRYAYWDKFGIPEEQPDYLGIDTFSWWIDPQKEAALAAKYRSQN, from the coding sequence ATGGCTTTTCGCAAGACGCTCGTGACCTCGCTCGCCGCCGCCGCGCTCGCCGCGCTTTCCGCCGGGCAGGCGGCAAGGGCGCAGGATGCCCAGGCCCAGGATACCCAGGCCCAGGACACACGGGCAGAGGACGGCGAATGGCACAGGACCACGTCGCTGATCGGCGATTCCAAGTATGGTGACGACTTCGCGCATTACGACTACGTGAACCCCGACGCGCCGAAGGGCGGGACGCTGAGTTCGGCCGCCTTCGGCACCTTCGACAGCTTCAATCCCTTCATCGTGCGCGGCACGCCAGCGGCGGGCTTCACTGAGTTCGGCGGGCTCCTGTGGGACACGCTGATGCAGCAGTCGCCCGACGAGCCCGGCACCAGCCATCCCCTGATCGCGGAAGCCTACAAGTATCCCGACGACTATTCCTCGGCCACCTACCGGATCAATCCGGCGGCGCGCTGGCACGACGGCGAGCCGATCACCGCCGAGGACGTGGTGTGGTCGTTCGAGAAGCTGACCGAGATCAGCCCCGCCTACAACCGGTACTACGCCAACGTGACCGACGCGGTGGCGCTTTCGGAGCGTGAGGTGGAGTTCACCTTCGACCAGAAGGGCAACCGGGAACTGCCGCATATCATGGGCGACCTCGCCGTGCTGCCCAAGCACTGGTTCGAGGGCGAGGACGCGAGCGGGCGAAAACGCGATATCACGCAGCCGACGCTGGAGTCGCCGCTGGGTTCGGGAGCCTACAAGGTCGCCAGCTTCGATCCGGGATCGCGCATCACGTGGGAGCGCGTCGAGGACTACTGGGCCGCCGACCTGCCCGTGAACGTCGGGCGCAACAATTTCGACCGGCTGACCTACACCTATTTCCTCGACGACAATGCCGAGTTCCTCGCCTTCAAGAAAGGCGGCATCGAGGATGTCCGCCGCGAGGTCAGCACCCGGCGCTGGTCGTCCGAATACGATTTCCCGGCCGTGCAGGCCGGCGACGTGATCAAGCGCGAGTTCGAATCGGGCGCCATCGAGGGCATGCAGGCCTTCGTCTTCAACACGCGCAAGCCGCGCTTCCAGGACCGGCGGGTGCGCCAGGCGCTGACGCTTGCCTATAATTTCGAGGACCAGAACCGCACCCAGTTCTTCGGGCTCAACGAACGCTTCGGCAGCTATTTCGAGAACTCCGAACTCGCGGCCACCGGCGTTCCGGAAGGGCTCGAGCTGGAACTGCTCGAACCGTTCCGCGACGATCTCCCGCCGGAACTGTTCACCGAGGAATTCGCGCTTCCGGTCAACGACACGCCGCAAGCCGAACGCCAGCACCTGCGCGAGGCGGTGCGGCTCTTCGCCGAAGCGGGCTGGGTGATCCGCGGCGGCAAGATGGTGAACGAAAAATCCGGCGAGCAGTTTTCGGTCGAGTTTCTCGGCGCCTCGCCGACGTCCGAAATCATCTCCGGCGGCCTGATCGCCAACCTTCGCAAGCTCGGCATCGACGCGACGCTGAGGATCGTCGATACGGCGCAGTACATCCAGCGCTACCAGTCGTTCGACTTCGACGCCGTGACCGGCCGCTTTCCGCAGTCGATGTCGCCGGGGAACGAGCAGCGCGACTACTGGAGCTCGGTTGCCGCCGACAATCCGGGTTCGCGCAACCTCGCCGGGATCAAGAACGAGGTCGTCGATGCGCTGATCGACAAGATCATCATGGCGGCCGACCGCGAGGAACTGGTGGCGGCGACCCGCGCGCTCGACCGGGTGCTCCTGTGGAACTACTACGCGGTGCCACAGTACTTCCAGCCGACGATGCGCTATGCCTACTGGGACAAGTTCGGCATTCCCGAGGAGCAGCCTGACTATCTCGGCATCGACACCTTCTCCTGGTGGATCGATCCGCAAAAGGAGGCCGCGCTCGCGGCCAAGTACCGGAGCCAGAACTGA
- the nudC gene encoding NAD(+) diphosphatase, producing MNFRLFDAPEREPSHFVGFAGNRIDRQSENRRDDCVTEALKEPAARIILIRSGRMHLKQNGAGFEAWYSRAEAEALWAKLEHAVLLGRDDAGPVLAAPAGVEAEGLPETMKALDFRSVYTQGLLDDGALGALAQGAALLAWHQNHRFCGRCGSPTEIRIGGYKRACTNCSAEHFPRTDPVAIMLAVKREKCLLGRSPHFPPGMYSCLAGFIEPGETIEAAVRRETFEEAGIRVGRVVYHASQPWPFPYSLMIGCFGEAVSDEIDADRTELEDCRWFSREETHRIIAGDHPEGIKVPPRMAIAHHLIRAWAEAE from the coding sequence ATGAACTTCAGACTTTTCGACGCGCCCGAGCGCGAACCGAGCCATTTCGTCGGCTTCGCAGGCAACCGGATCGACCGGCAGTCGGAAAACCGGCGCGACGACTGCGTGACGGAGGCGCTCAAGGAGCCGGCCGCCCGCATCATCCTGATCCGTTCGGGGCGCATGCACCTGAAGCAGAACGGCGCCGGGTTCGAGGCGTGGTACTCGCGCGCGGAGGCGGAGGCTCTTTGGGCCAAGTTGGAACACGCCGTCCTGCTCGGACGCGACGATGCCGGGCCGGTGCTCGCCGCGCCCGCTGGCGTCGAGGCCGAGGGCTTGCCGGAAACGATGAAGGCGCTGGATTTCCGCTCCGTCTACACACAGGGCCTGCTCGACGACGGCGCGCTGGGCGCGCTGGCGCAGGGGGCCGCACTGCTCGCCTGGCACCAGAACCACCGTTTCTGCGGCCGCTGCGGATCGCCGACGGAGATCCGGATCGGCGGCTACAAGCGCGCCTGCACCAATTGCAGTGCCGAACATTTTCCGCGCACCGATCCGGTGGCGATCATGCTCGCGGTCAAGCGCGAAAAATGCCTGCTCGGCCGCAGCCCGCATTTTCCACCTGGCATGTATTCGTGCCTCGCCGGCTTCATCGAGCCGGGGGAGACGATCGAGGCCGCGGTGCGCCGCGAAACGTTCGAGGAGGCCGGCATCCGCGTCGGCCGCGTGGTCTACCACGCCAGCCAGCCATGGCCGTTTCCCTATTCGCTGATGATCGGCTGCTTCGGGGAAGCGGTGAGCGACGAGATCGACGCGGACCGCACAGAACTCGAGGACTGCCGCTGGTTCTCGCGCGAGGAGACGCACCGGATCATCGCCGGCGATCATCCCGAAGGCATCAAGGTGCCGCCGAGGATGGCGATCGCGCACCACCTGATCCGCGCGTGGGCGGAGGCGGAATAG
- a CDS encoding DUF421 domain-containing protein gives MDWSNMLFQDWEGIARTLFVGILAYVCLVCFLRISGKRTLAKLNAFDLVVTVALGSTLSAILLQESIPLAEGATALGLLIVMQYLVTFTSVRWSGFAHTVRSQPSLLARNGEFCRDAMRRERVTEEEVRSAIRANGGREVEDTSAVILESDGSISVVQ, from the coding sequence ATGGATTGGTCGAACATGCTGTTCCAGGATTGGGAAGGCATCGCGCGGACGCTCTTCGTGGGTATCCTCGCCTATGTCTGTCTCGTCTGCTTCCTGCGCATATCGGGCAAGCGTACGCTCGCCAAGCTGAATGCGTTCGACCTCGTGGTGACGGTCGCCCTCGGTTCGACACTCTCGGCGATCCTGCTGCAGGAGAGCATCCCCCTTGCCGAAGGGGCCACCGCCCTGGGGCTGCTGATCGTCATGCAGTATCTCGTGACCTTCACCTCGGTGCGCTGGAGCGGCTTTGCCCACACGGTCCGCTCGCAGCCGTCCCTGCTCGCGCGCAACGGTGAGTTCTGCCGCGACGCGATGAGGCGGGAGCGGGTGACCGAGGAGGAGGTCAGAAGCGCGATCCGCGCCAACGGCGGTCGCGAGGTCGAGGACACCAGCGCCGTCATTCTCGAAAGCGACGGCAGCATCAGCGTCGTCCAGTAA
- a CDS encoding cytochrome c oxidase assembly protein, which translates to MEGRGIARGGVASARRRSFAIAALVAGTVILCALWLSPLPAMSRRAFSPHMILHLGVTVVAAPLIAVGLLGLGKRSAGTDRPLLLAVVASLFELVVVWGWHAPAAHEAAAARDPVFVAQQLSFLAAGLGIWTASFSGASRAQAGIGVLAMMFTFTHMAMLGILLSLAPDLIYSPIYCLGAWGFDPLDDQRLGGALMAVFGGLPYLLGGIVLAFRLVRE; encoded by the coding sequence GTGGAAGGACGAGGCATCGCCCGCGGCGGAGTTGCCTCGGCGCGGCGGCGAAGCTTCGCCATCGCTGCCCTCGTTGCCGGCACCGTCATTCTCTGCGCGCTCTGGCTGTCGCCGCTCCCGGCAATGAGTCGGCGCGCCTTCTCGCCTCACATGATCCTGCACCTCGGCGTCACGGTGGTCGCGGCGCCGCTGATCGCGGTCGGGTTGCTCGGTCTGGGGAAACGGTCGGCGGGAACCGACCGGCCGCTCCTGCTGGCGGTGGTCGCGTCGCTGTTCGAGCTGGTCGTCGTGTGGGGCTGGCACGCACCCGCCGCTCACGAGGCCGCCGCTGCGCGCGATCCCGTCTTCGTCGCCCAACAACTGAGTTTCCTCGCCGCCGGCCTCGGCATCTGGACGGCGAGCTTCTCCGGCGCGTCGCGCGCCCAGGCCGGCATCGGCGTGCTCGCCATGATGTTCACCTTCACGCACATGGCCATGCTCGGCATCCTGCTCTCGCTGGCGCCCGACCTGATATACTCTCCGATCTATTGCCTCGGCGCCTGGGGCTTCGATCCCCTCGACGACCAGCGACTGGGCGGCGCGCTGATGGCGGTGTTCGGAGGTCTACCCTACCTGCTCGGCGGCATCGTCCTGGCGTTCAGGCTCGTCAGGGAGTGA
- a CDS encoding prephenate dehydratase: MPPKTDKISFQGEPGANSDTACRNMFPDMEPLPCPTFEDAFNAVEAGKADLAMIPIENTIAGRVADIHHLLPQSKLHIVGEYFLPIHFQLMALPGVGLEEIKSVYSHIHALGQCRKVIRKHRWKPVVAGDTAGAARVVAEEAVRSNAALAPRLAADLYGLDIIAENVEDTENNVTRFVVLSKSKRWAERTVPDARMMTTFIFRVRNVPAALYKAMGGFATNGVNMTKLESYQLGGKFFSTLFYADIEGHPDDRNVALALEELQFFSREVRILGVYDAHPFRDTQTEDEE; this comes from the coding sequence ATGCCGCCGAAGACCGACAAGATCTCCTTCCAGGGAGAACCCGGAGCCAACTCCGACACGGCGTGCCGCAACATGTTTCCCGACATGGAGCCGCTGCCGTGCCCGACCTTCGAGGACGCCTTCAACGCGGTCGAGGCCGGCAAGGCGGATCTGGCGATGATCCCGATCGAAAACACCATCGCCGGCCGCGTCGCCGACATCCATCACCTCTTGCCGCAGTCGAAGCTCCACATCGTGGGCGAATATTTCCTGCCGATCCATTTCCAGCTGATGGCGCTGCCAGGCGTCGGGCTGGAGGAGATCAAGTCCGTCTACAGCCACATCCACGCGCTGGGCCAGTGCCGCAAGGTGATCCGCAAGCACCGCTGGAAGCCGGTGGTCGCGGGAGACACCGCCGGCGCCGCGCGCGTGGTGGCGGAGGAAGCGGTGCGCTCCAACGCCGCGCTGGCCCCCCGGCTCGCCGCGGATCTCTACGGGCTCGACATCATCGCCGAGAACGTCGAGGACACGGAAAACAACGTCACCCGCTTCGTGGTGCTGTCGAAGTCGAAGCGCTGGGCCGAACGCACGGTGCCGGACGCGCGCATGATGACGACCTTCATCTTCCGCGTCCGCAACGTGCCGGCCGCGCTCTACAAGGCGATGGGCGGCTTCGCCACCAATGGCGTCAACATGACCAAGCTGGAGAGCTACCAGCTCGGCGGGAAGTTCTTTTCCACGCTATTCTATGCGGATATCGAGGGCCACCCCGACGACCGCAACGTCGCGCTCGCGCTGGAGGAATTGCAGTTCTTCTCCCGCGAGGTGCGCATCCTCGGCGTCTACGACGCACACCCCTTCCGCGACACCCAGACCGAGGACGAGGAGTAG
- a CDS encoding 3-deoxy-manno-octulosonate cytidylyltransferase, with product MSVLVLIPARMASTRLPGKPLADIAGRPMIVHVAERALASGLGRAVVATDSADVLEAVRAHGLEAVMTRGDHPSGSDRIFEALEALDPDGEVEVVVNVQGDLPTIDPAIVAAALKPLEEPAVDIATLGVEIGREEEKTNPNVVKIVGAPLGPDRLKALYFTRATAPWGDGPLYHHVGLYAYRRAALQRFVSLPASSLELRERLEQLRALEAGMRIDVQIVDTVPLGVDTPGELERARRILSA from the coding sequence ATGTCCGTTCTCGTTCTGATCCCCGCGCGCATGGCTTCGACGCGCCTTCCGGGCAAGCCGCTGGCCGATATCGCCGGCCGGCCGATGATCGTCCACGTCGCCGAACGGGCCCTTGCGAGCGGCCTCGGGCGTGCCGTGGTGGCGACCGACAGCGCCGATGTTCTGGAGGCGGTGCGCGCCCACGGCCTCGAGGCGGTGATGACGCGCGGCGACCATCCCTCCGGCTCCGACCGCATCTTCGAGGCGCTCGAAGCGCTCGATCCGGACGGCGAGGTGGAGGTCGTCGTCAACGTGCAGGGCGACCTGCCGACCATCGATCCCGCTATCGTCGCCGCCGCGCTGAAGCCGCTGGAGGAGCCCGCCGTCGACATCGCCACGCTGGGGGTGGAGATCGGCCGCGAGGAGGAGAAGACCAATCCGAACGTGGTCAAGATCGTCGGCGCGCCGCTCGGGCCGGACCGGCTGAAGGCGCTCTATTTCACGCGCGCCACCGCTCCCTGGGGCGACGGCCCGCTCTATCACCACGTCGGCCTCTATGCCTATCGCCGCGCCGCGCTCCAGCGCTTCGTGTCGCTGCCCGCGTCCAGTCTGGAGTTGCGCGAGAGGCTGGAACAGCTCCGCGCGCTGGAGGCCGGCATGCGCATCGACGTCCAGATCGTCGACACGGTGCCGCTCGGGGTGGATACGCCCGGGGAACTCGAACGCGCGCGCCGCATCCTGAGCGCCTGA
- a CDS encoding HIT domain-containing protein, which translates to MWLGLCELRVMDDRRWPWLILVPQRPGAVEIHDLTPLDQAMLTFETNLVSEGLKKASGCLKINTGALGNVVRQLHVHVVARSEGDPNWPGPVWGFGQREPYRREDLHRFAETIRKAL; encoded by the coding sequence ATGTGGCTCGGGCTGTGCGAGTTGCGCGTCATGGACGACCGGCGCTGGCCGTGGCTGATCCTGGTGCCGCAGCGACCGGGCGCGGTGGAGATCCACGACCTGACCCCGCTCGACCAGGCGATGCTCACCTTCGAGACCAATCTCGTCTCCGAGGGGCTGAAGAAGGCGTCCGGATGCCTGAAGATCAACACCGGCGCTCTCGGCAACGTGGTGCGGCAGCTGCACGTGCACGTCGTGGCGCGCTCGGAAGGCGACCCCAACTGGCCCGGACCCGTCTGGGGCTTCGGACAGCGCGAGCCGTACCGGCGCGAGGACCTGCACCGGTTTGCCGAGACGATCCGAAAGGCGCTATGA
- a CDS encoding PRC-barrel domain-containing protein, with translation MKNGTKLMFAAGLLCGTAVPAMAQSADQNASVQACQRLQLIVNDYEDRFRGEWIDRANAVIDDEGRMECARYVAQAERAIDELDRRDRMAQGQADEQQMQADADQSRIIVDQPEPRVTVEQNAPRITYSQPQASVDVNQGTPQVIVRQAQPTVRVEMPRPQITINQPQPEIIVRMPQPDVAVNVPEPEFNVSQAQPDVKVEQGKPQVRVQMDQPEVNVEDRDQAEVQIERDQPVVTREGGEQQAAVNIERAQPRVSYEPAEPKVEFEQAGEPQVTFNRTGEPNVRIERMEGEQQDQTASIDQEEMSPDAVMRLQGDREPQGDAMMVVVSDLVDRDVVNLRGEDLGEVERVVVQGERTYIVLSDGGFLGMGGREVALPLDRITGVRGDDELVLQGLNQQDIDAMPRWNGDTSQELGQDEEVEIIIEA, from the coding sequence ATGAAGAACGGAACGAAACTCATGTTCGCCGCAGGCCTTCTTTGCGGTACCGCCGTTCCTGCCATGGCTCAGTCGGCCGACCAGAACGCCTCCGTGCAGGCCTGCCAGCGTCTGCAGCTCATCGTCAACGATTACGAAGACCGTTTCCGCGGCGAGTGGATCGACCGCGCCAATGCCGTGATCGACGATGAAGGCCGCATGGAATGCGCCCGCTACGTCGCCCAGGCTGAGCGCGCGATCGACGAACTGGATCGTCGCGACCGCATGGCGCAGGGCCAGGCCGACGAGCAGCAGATGCAGGCCGATGCAGATCAGAGCCGCATCATCGTGGACCAGCCCGAGCCGCGCGTGACGGTCGAGCAGAACGCGCCGCGCATCACCTATTCGCAGCCGCAGGCGTCGGTCGACGTAAACCAGGGTACCCCCCAGGTGATCGTGCGCCAGGCGCAGCCGACGGTTCGCGTCGAGATGCCGCGTCCGCAGATCACCATCAATCAGCCTCAGCCGGAAATCATCGTCCGCATGCCGCAGCCCGACGTGGCCGTGAACGTGCCGGAGCCGGAGTTCAACGTCTCCCAGGCGCAGCCTGACGTTAAGGTCGAGCAGGGCAAGCCGCAGGTTCGCGTCCAGATGGACCAGCCCGAGGTGAACGTCGAGGACCGCGATCAGGCCGAGGTCCAGATTGAGCGCGACCAGCCGGTCGTCACCCGTGAGGGCGGCGAGCAGCAGGCTGCCGTGAACATCGAGCGGGCCCAGCCGCGCGTCAGCTACGAGCCGGCCGAACCGAAGGTCGAATTCGAGCAGGCGGGTGAGCCGCAGGTGACGTTCAACCGCACCGGCGAGCCGAACGTGCGCATCGAGCGCATGGAAGGCGAGCAGCAGGACCAGACCGCGAGCATCGACCAGGAGGAAATGTCTCCGGATGCCGTGATGCGCCTGCAGGGCGACCGTGAGCCGCAGGGCGACGCCATGATGGTCGTCGTCTCGGATCTGGTCGACCGCGACGTGGTGAACCTGCGCGGCGAGGACCTCGGCGAGGTCGAGCGTGTCGTGGTCCAGGGTGAACGCACCTACATCGTGCTTTCCGATGGCGGGTTCCTCGGAATGGGTGGCCGCGAGGTCGCGCTGCCGCTGGATCGCATCACCGGCGTCCGTGGTGACGACGAGCTCGTCCTTCAGGGCCTGAACCAGCAGGACATCGACGCGATGCCGCGCTGGAACGGCGATACCAGCCAGGAACTCGGCCAGGACGAAGAGGTCGAGATCATCATCGAGGCGTAA
- a CDS encoding phospholipase D-like domain-containing protein, which translates to MEPEKLNLTLQPGRNCWRIDHAERFAILVDAAAYFKAVKEAFLTARHSIFLIGWDFDTRIKFEPEGSTLDGPNKLGDFLSWLVKQRPELNVYVLKWDLGTVYSLGRGTTPFAILGWTTNKRLRFKLDRMHPPGAAHHQKVVVVDDVLAFCGGIDMTSDRWDTRAHLDEDDRRKRPSGWSYGPWHDATAAVDGDAAAALGELARDRWKRATGEKLEPPPPLSPVWPEDVQPTFTNVKVGVARTIPEYGEAEEVNEIEQLYLDAIASARKTIYCESQYFASRTITEAIVARLEEEDGPEIIVVNPESADGFLEAEVMDSARYKMLRKVKSSRHGDRFRIYTPVTDNGRPIYVHAKILIVDDCFLKIGSSNLNNRSMGFDTESDLAFEVIDEASPLREKILNVCHDLVAEHLGANPVTVRETRQKCGGSLIAAIETLRGEGRTLCPFEPEEINAVEEELADSDVLDPEQPPKMMKSLMATLRHHTGFLR; encoded by the coding sequence ATGGAACCTGAAAAGCTGAATCTGACGCTGCAACCGGGGCGCAACTGCTGGCGGATCGACCATGCGGAGCGGTTCGCCATCTTGGTCGATGCCGCCGCCTACTTCAAGGCGGTGAAGGAGGCCTTCCTGACCGCCCGGCACTCGATCTTCCTGATCGGATGGGATTTCGATACCCGCATCAAGTTCGAGCCCGAGGGCAGCACGCTCGACGGTCCCAACAAGCTCGGCGACTTTCTGAGCTGGCTCGTCAAGCAGCGGCCCGAGTTGAACGTCTACGTCCTCAAGTGGGATCTCGGCACTGTCTATTCGCTGGGACGAGGCACGACGCCCTTCGCCATCCTTGGCTGGACCACCAACAAGCGTCTGCGATTCAAGCTGGACCGGATGCATCCGCCGGGCGCCGCTCACCACCAGAAGGTCGTCGTCGTCGACGATGTGCTCGCGTTCTGCGGCGGCATCGACATGACGAGCGACCGATGGGACACGCGAGCCCACCTCGACGAGGACGATCGCCGCAAGAGGCCGAGCGGTTGGAGCTATGGGCCGTGGCACGACGCGACGGCCGCGGTCGACGGCGACGCGGCCGCTGCCTTGGGCGAACTCGCCCGGGACCGGTGGAAGAGGGCGACCGGCGAGAAGCTTGAGCCGCCACCGCCGCTCTCCCCGGTCTGGCCCGAGGATGTCCAGCCGACCTTCACGAACGTCAAGGTCGGCGTTGCCCGCACGATACCCGAATATGGCGAAGCGGAGGAGGTGAACGAGATCGAACAACTCTACCTCGACGCGATCGCCAGCGCGCGCAAGACGATCTACTGCGAAAGCCAGTACTTCGCCTCGCGGACGATCACGGAGGCGATCGTGGCGAGGCTGGAGGAAGAAGACGGACCCGAGATCATCGTCGTGAACCCGGAATCGGCCGACGGCTTTCTCGAGGCGGAAGTGATGGATTCGGCGCGCTACAAGATGCTGCGGAAGGTGAAGAGCAGCCGCCATGGCGACCGCTTCCGCATCTACACGCCCGTCACCGACAATGGCCGGCCGATCTACGTCCACGCCAAGATACTCATCGTCGACGACTGCTTTCTCAAGATCGGATCCTCCAATCTCAACAACCGCTCGATGGGGTTCGACACCGAGTCCGACCTCGCATTCGAGGTGATCGACGAGGCTTCGCCGCTGCGCGAGAAAATCCTGAATGTCTGCCACGACCTGGTCGCCGAGCACCTCGGCGCCAATCCCGTCACGGTGCGCGAGACGCGCCAGAAGTGCGGCGGCTCGCTTATCGCGGCGATCGAGACCCTGCGCGGCGAGGGCCGAACGCTGTGTCCGTTCGAGCCCGAAGAGATCAACGCGGTGGAGGAGGAACTGGCCGACAGCGACGTCCTCGATCCCGAGCAGCCGCCGAAAATGATGAAATCCCTCATGGCGACCCTGCGCCACCATACGGGGTTCCTGCGGTGA
- a CDS encoding extracellular solute-binding protein: MNGLARREFLALSGAAMLSPLFGRRGFADVPTGKPLHGLSAFGALKYQPGFDHFDYANPEAPKGGTFNFSPPNWAFNQNVLTFNTLNTFVPRGDAPPRMEMCFDSLMTRAIDEPDAIYGLLAESVTLSEDRNTFEFRMRPEARFHDGSQVTAQDAAFSFNIFKEKGHPSLQLPLFEMKEAVAVDDATLRLVFSGNQSDRTVLSVASYPIVSKTWFETHPFDGSQILAPLGSGPYKVGLARPGQTIEYERVEDYWGRELPVNRGLYHFDRIRIEFYRDRQAAFEAFKKGNILYRQEFTSRVWATGYDFPALVEGKVVKRDFPSELRPSMQAWALNQRRARFADPRVREAVGLCFDFEWTRRNLFYGSYERSQSCFEQSPYKAEGVPGEAELALLERFRGRIPEEAFGEPVTQPVSDGTGRDRSLLRQAAKLAGEAGWKREGDFLRNADGETLALEILVRDEVFVRIASPFVENMRAIGIDATIRLVDATQFQARQLDFDYDMISMASSFSATPTGDELSNYFHSRTANLPGSRNLPGTSDPAVDELIAIIERTGDRESFTVAMRVLDRVLRARRDWIPNWYAANHRAAFWDMFGFREPKPDYGFPVEALWWIDEDKARAIGKA, encoded by the coding sequence ATGAACGGATTGGCGCGCCGCGAATTCCTGGCCCTTTCCGGCGCAGCGATGCTGTCGCCGCTCTTCGGACGCCGGGGTTTCGCCGACGTCCCGACGGGAAAACCGCTGCACGGGCTCTCGGCCTTCGGGGCGCTGAAGTACCAGCCGGGTTTCGATCATTTCGACTATGCCAACCCGGAGGCGCCGAAGGGTGGCACCTTCAATTTCTCGCCGCCGAACTGGGCCTTCAACCAGAACGTCCTGACCTTCAACACGCTCAACACATTCGTGCCCCGCGGCGACGCGCCGCCACGCATGGAGATGTGCTTCGACAGCCTGATGACGCGCGCGATCGACGAACCGGACGCGATCTACGGACTGCTGGCCGAGAGCGTGACGCTTTCGGAGGACCGCAACACCTTCGAGTTCAGGATGCGGCCCGAAGCACGGTTCCACGACGGCTCGCAGGTGACGGCGCAGGACGCCGCCTTCAGCTTCAACATCTTCAAGGAGAAGGGGCATCCGAGCCTGCAACTGCCGCTGTTCGAGATGAAGGAGGCGGTCGCGGTGGACGACGCTACCCTGCGTCTCGTCTTCTCCGGCAATCAGTCGGATCGCACCGTGCTCAGCGTCGCCTCCTATCCGATCGTGTCGAAGACCTGGTTCGAGACGCATCCCTTCGACGGCTCGCAGATCCTCGCGCCGCTCGGCTCCGGCCCGTACAAGGTCGGGCTCGCCCGGCCCGGCCAGACCATCGAGTACGAGCGCGTCGAGGACTACTGGGGCCGCGAACTGCCCGTGAACCGCGGGCTCTACCATTTCGACCGCATCCGGATCGAGTTCTACCGTGACCGGCAGGCGGCGTTCGAGGCCTTCAAGAAGGGCAACATCCTCTACCGCCAGGAATTCACCTCGCGCGTCTGGGCGACGGGATACGACTTTCCGGCGCTCGTCGAAGGCAAGGTGGTCAAGCGCGACTTCCCGAGCGAACTCAGGCCGTCGATGCAGGCCTGGGCGCTCAACCAGCGGCGGGCGCGCTTCGCCGATCCGCGCGTGCGCGAGGCCGTCGGGCTCTGCTTCGATTTCGAATGGACGCGCCGCAACCTCTTCTACGGGTCCTACGAGCGCTCGCAGTCCTGCTTCGAACAGTCGCCCTACAAGGCCGAAGGCGTGCCTGGCGAGGCGGAGCTAGCGCTCCTGGAGCGCTTTCGCGGGCGCATACCGGAGGAGGCGTTCGGCGAGCCGGTGACCCAGCCGGTCTCGGACGGCACGGGCCGCGACCGCTCGCTGCTGCGGCAGGCGGCGAAGCTTGCCGGCGAGGCGGGATGGAAGCGCGAGGGCGACTTCCTGCGCAACGCGGACGGCGAGACGCTGGCGCTGGAGATCCTGGTGCGCGACGAGGTCTTCGTGCGCATCGCCTCGCCCTTCGTGGAGAACATGCGGGCGATCGGCATCGACGCCACGATCCGGCTGGTGGACGCCACCCAGTTCCAGGCGCGCCAGCTCGACTTCGACTACGATATGATCTCGATGGCGTCGTCCTTCTCCGCCACGCCGACGGGCGACGAACTGTCCAACTACTTCCATTCGCGCACGGCGAACCTGCCCGGCTCGCGCAACCTGCCCGGCACGTCCGATCCGGCCGTCGACGAACTGATCGCCATCATCGAGCGCACCGGGGACCGCGAATCCTTCACCGTCGCGATGCGCGTGCTCGACCGGGTCTTGCGCGCGCGGCGCGACTGGATTCCAAACTGGTACGCGGCGAATCACCGAGCCGCCTTCTGGGACATGTTCGGCTTCAGGGAGCCGAAGCCCGACTACGGGTTCCCCGTCGAGGCGCTCTGGTGGATCGACGAGGACAAGGCGAGGGCCATTGGCAAGGCATAG